A section of the Myxocyprinus asiaticus isolate MX2 ecotype Aquarium Trade chromosome 40, UBuf_Myxa_2, whole genome shotgun sequence genome encodes:
- the LOC127430544 gene encoding cyclin-G2-like, whose protein sequence is MEAFKLMKELKTNLEQEVYYLPKETGLSLIESTQEKGNGVSAKCRDARVEDLWSLTSFFGYSTQTFVLAVNLLDRFLAMMKVQPKYLACISIGCLHIAARVTEEECKVSSSHELIRISQCKFTVSDLSRMEKIISEKLNFQFKAVTALTFLHLYHAIALSHTSNRKNILNLDKLEAQLKACLCRIVFSKAKPSVLALSLLMLEIEALQLADLSEIAHRIQTHLKISKADLAHWRGLVDQCMQEYSSPECSKPDHRKLVWKVSRRTAQNLHNSYCSIPELPTIPEGGWDESESEDSSEDLSSGEESLSSSLGSDAEGPYFPSNFRARVHRQ, encoded by the exons ATGGAAGCCTTCAAACTGATGAAGGAGCTGAAGACAAATTTGGAGCAGGAGGTTTATTATCTGCCGAAAGAAACTGGACTCAGTTTGATCGAATCCACCCAAGAG AAGGGTAATGGAGTTTCAGCCAAATGTCGAGATGCTCGAGTTGAGGATCTCTGGAGCTTGACCAGTTTCTTTGGTTACAGCACTCAGACCTTTGTACTGGCTGTTAACCTGCTGGACAGATTTCTAGCCATGATGAAG GTTCAACCAAAGTATTTGGCCTGCATCAGCATTGGATGCCTTCACATAGCCGCCCGAGTGACCGAGGAAGAGTGCAAAGTTTCGTCCAGTCATGAGCTCATTCGCATCAGTCAGTGCAAATTCACCGTCTCAGACCTCAGCCGAATGGAGAAGATCATTTCAGAGAAACTCAACTTCCAGTTCAAAGCCGTCACAGCCTTAACCTTCCTGCATTTATACCACGCCATCGCACTTTCGCACACATCCAACAG GAAAAACATCTTGAATCTTGACAAACTGGAAGCCCAGCTCAAAGCCTGCCTATGCAGAATTGTTTTCTCCAAAGCAAAA CCTTCGGTGCTAGCCTTGTCTCTTTTGATGCTTGAGATCGAAGCCTTACAGTTGGCGGACCTGTCAGAGATCGCCCACCGCATACAAACACATTTAAAG ATCTCGAAGGCTGACCTGGCGCACTGGCGAGGCCTGGTAGACCAGTGCATGCAGGAGTATTCCTCTCCAGAATGTTCCAAACCTGACCACAGGAAACTGGTCTGGAAAGTCTCGCGGAGAACAGCACAAAACCTGCACAACAGCTACTGTAGCATCCCAGAGCTGCCCACCATTCCAGAGGGCGGCTGGGACGAGAGCGAAAG TGAGGATTCGAGCGAGGACCTGAGCTCTGGAGAAGAAAGTTTGAGCAGCTCGTTGGGCAGCGATGCCGAGGGACCCTACTTCCCCTCTAACTTCCGGGCCCGGGTCCACAGACAATAA